The DNA sequence GCCGAGGATGACCTCGGCGAGCTCGGGTGACCCGGGCTCGTGCCAGTTCAACGACGTGAAGTCGGGCAGCACGGTCCAGCTCTCGACGGCGCGCAGCCGCTGCTGGGCATCGGGCAACGCCCAATACCCGGTCGTCACCCCCAGCGGCAGCCCCGGAGCGGCATGGCGCACCGCGGACACCGCCGCATCCACCTCAGCAGCCATCAGCGAGTCCACCCCGTCGGCGTTCTTGGGATGCATGTGCACCGCCAGCGCCCCCGCCCGGTGTGCGGCCACCGCTTCGGAGGCGAGTTGCTCGGGCGTGACGGGCAGGTGCGGATGCTGGTCCGGAGTGCGGGCACCGTTGATGCACGCCTTGACATAGATCTTGGGACTGGCCATCTCCCCATCTTCACCTCTACCGGCCGTCGCGCGCAGCGTGCCGGGCACGCTCTGGTAGCGATCGAAGGCCAAACACACGTTGTGGCCACCGAAGCCGAACGAATTGCTCATCGCAAGGCCTGGCCGTCAGGCTCGTCGTTCCAGGTGAACGTCGCGATGCGGGTGACGGACGTTCCGCTACCGTGGCACGATGTCGATGGCGCCACCAGACCCGGTCCTGCAGGAGATGCTCGACGAGCATGCGCTGCGCAAGTTGGTGCACGGATACTGCCGCGCCGTGGACCGCGGCGACACCGAGACGCTGCGCGGGATGTACCACCCCGACGCGGTGGACGGGCACGGGGCTTTCTCGACGGGTTCGGTCGACGACTTCCTCGGCAGGCTCGCCGCTTCCCGTAAGCATCTGAGGTCGATGCAGCATCACATCACGACCGTGAACTTCGCGATCGACGGCGATCGCGCGGAGGGTGAGATCTACAGCATCGCCACCCACACTTTCGCCGCGAAACACGGTGAGACCGAGGTCATCGTCGGTGGGCGGTACCTCGACAAGTACCAGAAGCGCGACGGCACCTGGAGATTCCTCGAGCGGACCATCGTCACCGATTGGGCCCACGTGCATGACCCGTCGTCGGTGGACCTCCGTCACCCGATGGTCAGGGATTCTCCGAAAGGCAGCCTCGGCCCGGATGATCCGTCGTTCGCGTTGTTCTCGCTGCTGGGCGGCCGTGCGTGAGGTAAGCGTGGCCGCCTTGACGTAGATCTTTGGATCTCCCCATCTTCACCTCTGGCCTGGGTCACGCACAGAGATCGTCGCAACTAGGGCGGATTCAATCGGTTGTCGCAACACCGGCTTGTTGGAGCAAGCGTAGCTGGTCGTTGAATGCCTCCGCGGGCGTTTTCCAGCCGAGTGTCTTGCGGGGTCTGGTGTTGAGGGCGTGAGCGACGGCTTCGATGTCCTCTGCGGTCCATCGGGAGAGGTCGGTTCCTTTCGGAAAGTACTGCCTTAAAAGACCATTGGTGTTCTCATTCGTTCCGCGTTGCCATGGTGATTGCGGGTCGGCGAAGAACACAGGTATACCCGTCTCCACCTTGAACTGGGCGTGCGCGGACATCTCCTTGCCTCGGTCCCAGGTCAGAGATCGCGCCAGCTGATCAGGCAGAGTCGACATCGTCTCGGCCAGTGTGTTTTTCATGGTGATCGCGCCGTAGCCAGCCAGGGCTGGACCGTTCTTGATCGTGTGCTTGTGCCGGTAACCCTGCTCGCGGGCAGGTGGACGAGCATGGTGAATCGCGTTGTGCGTTCGACGACGGTGCCGATGGCTGAGCGCTCCAGTCCGATCAGTAGATCGCCTTCCCAGTGCCCAGGAACCGCGCGATCAGCAACTTCTGCGGGGCGTTCGCTGATCAGCGTCTCCGGTGTGACGTGCGCCCAGGCCTTGCGGCGGGACCGCTCCCGTGGCGCGCGTAGAGCTCGCCCGGTGCGAAGACACCAGACCAGCTCGCGCTTGAGCGCACCGCGGCCTTCAATGTAGAGCGACTGATAGATCGCCTCGTGGCTGATACGCATGGACTCATCATCGGGGAAGTCGAGCTTGATCCGGTTGGCAATCTGCTCTGGACTCCAGGCCTGCACCCATGTTGACGACGGTCGAAACGTAGGCCGGTGGCGACGGTCGAAAAGTAGGCCACGTGGTCGTGGTTATTGTGCCGTGTTGTCTGCCCGTGCGGAGGGCAGGGTGTCGATTCCGGTGTCTTTGAGGCGGTAGCTGGATCCTTTGAGGGTCAGGACCTCGGCGTGGTGGACGATGCGGTCGATCATCGCGGCCGCGACGACCTGGTCGCCGAAGGCGTCGCCCCAGCGGGCGAAGGGCAGGTTGGAGGTCAAGATCAGCGAGGCGTGTTCGTAGCGGCTGGAGACGAGCTGGAAGAACAGGTTGGCGGCGTCTTGTTCGAAGGGGATGTAGCCGACCTCGTCGACGACGAGGAGTCCGATGCGGCGCAGCTTGGCCAGCTCAGCAGGCAGACGCCCGGCGTGGTGGGCGGCTTTGAGGCGGGCGACCCAGTCCACGGCGGTGGCGAACGCGACGCGGTGGCCGGCTTGAGCGGCTTTGATCGCCAGTCCGATCGCCAGATGTGTCTTCCCGGTTCCGGGCGGCCCGAGCAGCACGACATTGCTGGCCTTGGCCAGGAATGCGCTGGTGCCCAGGTGGGCGATCATGTCCCGGTTCAGTGCTGGTTGATGATCGAAGTTGAAGTCCTCCAATGATTTACGGGTCGGGAAGCCTGCTGAACGGATTCGGATGGCCGCTCCGGAGGCCTCGCGCGCGGCGACTTCCCGCGAGAGGACCGCAGCCAGGTATTCCTCATGGCTCCAACCGCCGTCGCGGGCTTGGTCGGCCAGCCGTGCCGCGCTGTCGCGGATGCGTGGCGCTTTGAGCACCCGCGCGTAGTGCAGCACCGCTTTGAGCGGATCCTCGGCCATGATCACGCCACCTCACCGTCGGTGCCGGTGCCGGTGAAATCGACTCCGAAGGCGCGGTCGTAGTCAGCCAGATCGCGGACCGGATGCTCGGGCTCTGTTACGCCGGTTCGGTGTTGGAACTGGTGGCGCAGCTGCGCGGCGGTCTGCACGTGGTCGGGATCGGTCAGGGTTTGACGAGCCGCCCAGCACCGCTGATGACGGGCCAGCACACGACCTGAGCGGGCGACGGTTACCTCAGCCAGGGTGGTGCGCACCTCGACCAGTTGACCGATCGCCGTCGGGTCGACCGAGTAGTCGTTGCCGGCCACCCGCACGTAGTAGTCACGGCCCAACCGCACCGCGGTGACGGTCTCGATGACCGGGGCCACTGGTGGCAGGGTCAACATGGCGTCTCGATCAACATCAACAACATCGACCGGGCGGGCGCCGAGTGCTCGCACCGTGCGACTGTTCGCCGTCGGAAGCCACAGTGCCAGTTGTGCATTGAAGTCCAGTGGTGATTCGAACGTGCGGCCGGGCAGAAACGAGGTCTCCAAGTATCGGTTGGCCCGCTCGACGATGCCCTTCGATTCGGGATCGTAGGGTTTGAGCTGCACCATGCGTGATCCCAGTGTGCCCATCAACGCCGTCACCGGCTCGGTGAGCCGGCCCCGGCGCCCGATCCCGGCTTCGTTGTCCCACCACAGCTCATGAGGCACCGCGGTGAAGCTGCCCGAGAGCAGCTGCCACATCCCGGCGACCAGGTCCATCGTCTGGCGCGACGGCAGCATCACCGCGGCGATGAACCGTGAGAACGCCGCCACCATCACCAGCACCGGCAGCATCGCCTGCTGACCGAACCCGACGGGCATCTTGACCGGCGGGAAGCACAGGTCACACTGCACTGCCCGCCCCGGGGGATGGTCGAGCCGATCAACAGGATCAGCGGGCAGGTATTCCGGCCGGATGGCCCGCACCCGCTCGCGGAACCACGAGATCGACCCCGTCCAGCCCACCCGCTCGGCGATCACCGTCGCCGGCATCTGCGGATACGCCATCAACAGCGCCCTGACCTGCGGCTCGACCGCGCTAATCGCCGAGGGCGCCGGCGCCCGCTGATACTTCGGCGGCCCGTCACTGGCCAACGCATCCGCGACAGTGTCACGCGCGATGCGGAGCTGTCGTGCAATAGCCCGCTGCGACAAACCCTCGCTGCGGTGAAGATGCCGGATCAACGCCCAGTCCTCCAAGGAGATCACCCATCCAATCAGATCGGGTGGCCTACTTTTCAGCCGTCGTTTCTGGCCTGGTTTTCAACCGTCGCTAACAACCCATGCTCGGTCTTTGCGGTGTGGCTTGTTGTTGCCGGTCCATCGCGGTCGCTGCGGCCCGGCCACGATCGAACCGTCGGGTCTGCTTATCTGGCCCGACAACCGTTCCTGGACATAGGCATGCAGCCTCTCATTGGTGACCAGTTTGGCCGGCTTCGGGCGCTTGGCGCTCAGCTCGGCCTTCCACTGTGCAACCGACGCGCGGTACTCGGATGTGTATCCGCGAGTGGCAGCGTTGCGGCGCAGCTCACGCGAGACGGTGGAGGGATCTCGACCAATCGCCCGAGCGATCCGGCGGACTCCAGCACCTTGGACCCTCAGCAGCGCGATCTCCTCGCGCTCATGGAAAGACAGGTAACGTCCCGACAATGGCGTGAGATCGAACGGTGGCATGCCGCCAGCGTTGTGGAACCACCGCTGCCCGACCGGCGCCGACACGCCGACAGCGAGGGCAGCGACCGCCGGCAAGAGGCCCTTGGCAATCTCGATCCAAAACAACCGCTCGATCTCGCGCTGAAGCCGCGGCGCCCCCGGCGACCTCATCGCACGCGCAACCGCACGATCCGCTGCTTGCTGCCGACGAACCATCGAACACCCTCCAAATTTCAGGGTGTTGCTTCGACCGGTTGAACCTAGTTAGTACCGGCCGAACGCCAAACACACATTGTGGCCACCGAAGCCGAACGAATTGCTCAGCGCATAGCGGTAGTTGCCCGGGCGCGGCGAACCGGCGACGACGTCCAGGTGCACGTCGGGGTCGAGGTTCTTCAGGTTGCGTGTCGCCGGCACCACCCCGTGCCGCAGCGCCTGCAGCGTCAGCACCGCCTCCACCGCACCGACCGCGCCTACGGAATGCCCGAGGGCGGCCTTGGGCGCGAACACTGCCGGGCGATGCTCGCCCATCGCGTTGTTGATCGCCACCGACTCGGCCACGTCCCCGACCGTGGTCCCGGTCGCATGGGCGTTGACGTGATCGATGTCGCTGGGCTGCAGACCGGCCAGCTGCATCGCCCGGGTCATCGCGAACCCGGCCCGTCTGCCGTTGGGATCGGGGGCCACCATGTGGAACCCATCGGACGTCACACTCGCCCCCATCAGGCGGCCCAGGATCCGGGCTCCGCGGGCCTTGGCGTGCTCCTCGGTCTCGATGACCATCAGCGCGCCGCCCTCGCCGAAGACGAAACCGTCGCGGTCCCGGTCGAACGGCCGGCAGGCACCCGCGGGATCCTCGTTGTTGCGCGACAGCACGATCCGCATCTTGGCGAATCCGGCGATCGACACCGCTTCGATTCGCGACTCCACGCCGCCGCAGATCGCGATGTCGGCCTCACCGAGCACGATCTGGCGCCAAGCCGCCGCGACGCCCTCGGACCCCGACGCGCACGCCGACACCGGCGTGAAGACGCCGGCCCCCGCGTGCCGTTCCACCGCGACCGCGGTGGAGGGGCCGCTGGGCACATACATCGGCACCGTGTCGGGCGCCACCGCCTCGACACCGCCGGCGCGCAGGTCGTCGTAGGCGAACACGAGGCGCTCGACCCCGCCGGCGCCGGTGCCGATCGACACCGCCAGCCGACGGGTGTCGACCTCGGGTTCTCCGGCGTCGCGCCAGACCCTCCGCGACAACACCATGGCCATCCGTTGCACATAGGACAGGTGTTCGACCTCGTGCTCGGATAACTGGTCGTCGAACGTCTCCAACAGATGTCCGCCGATCCGAACGGGCAGGTCGTAGCGCGTGATGGACTCGTCCTCGAGCAGCCGGATCCCGCTTCGGCCGTCCAGCAGCGCCTGCCAGGTCGTGTCGACGTCGGTGCCCAGCGCAGTCGTCATCGCGACGCCGGTGACCACGACGTCGGGCAGCTTCCGTTTTGTCGCATTCGTCATGACTTCGTCACCCCCTGCCTATCTTGGCGCAGGGGCTACCCGCCACGTCAAGCCTTACTCATCCGTCAACGAGCGACCTCATCAGTCCTCATTCGTCAACGAGGCATTATCGAGCGTAGGCGACCCATGTCATCTGTCGGCGAGCGAAGTCAGGTTGAACCCGGCGCCGGTCGGATCGGCCACGGCCGCCAACCGCCCGTACGGGGTGTCTTCCGCAGCGCGCAGAACGCTGCCACCCCGCTCGACGATCAGGTCGACGGTCTTGTCGACGTCGTCGGCGCCGAGGAACACCGTCCACGTCGATGTGGTTTGCTCGGGCAGCACCGATCCATCCATCACACCAAGCAGCGCGTCACCGTCGAACAGGGCGGTGCTGTAGCGGAATTCGTCGGTGTCAGAGACGGTCTCGGTCTGCCAGCCGAACACATCGCGGTAGAACTTCAGTGCCGCGCCGTAGTCGCGGGCGGTCAGCTGATGGTAAGCGGGCGCGCCGGCTTCTCCGACCACCTCGAAACCACGGTGCCCGCCGGGTTGCCACAGCCCGACCACCGCACCGGCGGGATCGACGAACACCGACATCCAGCCCTTGTCCTTGATCTCCATCGGCTCAGCGCCGCCCTCGGCGCACAGCACCGCGCCGGCCGCCGCGGCTTGTGCGAGGGTGGCACGGATATCGGCGGTGTGCAGATAGACGGTCCAGCCGTCCGGCATGTCCCACTGCGGATCGTTGGCCATCATCCCGGCGACCGGCCGGCCATCGCACAGGGCGTTGAGATAGCCGTGGTATTCGGGACCGTAGGACTCGAACGTCCAGCCGAAGACGGCGCCGTAGAACTCCTGCGCGGCGTCCAGGTCGGAGGTGGTGAGGTCGATCCAGATCGGTGCGCCGAGCGGGGCGGATTCGCGGACGGGCATGGCAGCTCCTCGAAGGTCAGGGATCACGACACCCGTGCTGACCGTCGCCGACCGGAAAACTCATCGACCCGTCGAAGGGTGGCGGCGCCCCGGGTCGCGGTTTCCGCCCCGGGGCCGCCGCAACCGTGGGCTACGCCGGCGCGTAACCCAGCGTGGCTTTCGTCTCCAGATACTCGTCGAAGCCGAAGCTGCTCCACTCGCGGCCGTTTCCGCTGCGTTTGTAGCCACCGAAGGGGGCGTTCAGGTCGAAGCCGTGGTTGATCGCGACCGAACCGGCACGGATGCGCCGCGCCACCGCTCGGGCCGCGTCCAGATCAGCTCCCGAGACGTAGCCGGCAAGGCCGTACTCGGTGTCGTTGGCGATCTCGACGGCCTGGTCGAGATCGTCGTAGCCGAGAATGCACAGCACCGGCCCGAAGATCTCCTCGCGCGCGATCGTCATGTCGTTGCTGACATCGGCGAACACCGTCGGTTTGACGTAGTAGCCGGTCTCCAGGCCCTCCGGCCGGCCGGTGCCCCCGGCCACGACCGTGGCGCCGTCGTCGATGCCCTTCTGGAGCAACCCCTGGATCTTCTCGAACTGCGCCTGCGACGCCACGGGACCGATTGCCTTCTTGTCTGAGGGGTCGCCGACCTTGACGCCCTCGATGACGGCGCGGGCGATCTTCTTGGCCTCCTCCATGCGCGAGTTGGGCACCAGCATCCGCGAGGGCGCGTTGCAGCTCTGTCCGCTGTTGAGCATCATCGTGGCGACCCCGGCGGTCACGCTGTCGGCGAAGGCGTCGTCGTCGAGCACGATGTTGGGGCTCTTGCCGCCCAGCTCCTGCGTGACCCGTTTGACGGTGGGCGCAGCGTTGCGGGCGACCTCCACCCCGGCTCGGGTCGATCCGGTGAACGACACCATGTCGACGTCGGGGTGGCTGGACAGCGCCACGCCCACACCCGGCCCGTCGCCGTAGACCAGGTTGTAGACCCCGGCGGGAACGCCTGCGGCGTCAATGATCTCGGTGAAGATCTGCGCCGAGTACGGGGCGACCTCCGACGGCTTGAGCACCATCGTGCACCCGGTCGCCAACGCCGGGAACACCTTGCACGCGATCTGGTTGATCGGCCAGTTCCACGGCGTGATCAGTCCGCAGACCCCGATCGGCTCCTTGACCACCAGCGTGTTGCCGAGCTGCTCTTCGAACGAGAAGTTCTTCAGGACGTCGATGGCGGTCATGAGGTGACCGGCTCCCATCGCCACCTGAGGTCCGGCCGCCAGCGACGGCGGAGCGCCCATCTCCTCGCTCACCGCGTCCGCCAGGTCGCCCGACCGTTTCTGATACTCGGCCTGGATCGCCTGCAGCACATCGAGGCGCTCCTCGCGGGTGCTCTGCGACCACGAGGCGAACGCCCTGCGGGCCGCCTGCACCGCGACGTCGACGTCGGCGGCCGAGCCGATCGCGATGACGCCGGAGACCTGCTCGGTGGTCGGGTTGTCGACCTCGAGGGTGTTGGGCCGCACCGGATCGACCCAGGTGCCGTCGATGTAGAACTTCAGGTATTCGCGCATGACTCCACTCTCCCTCAGTCGGAACCGTTACTGGGTGCCTTCTGCATACCAGGTCCGGAAGCGGTCGTATTTGGGCATCTCTTCGGAGTTCGCCTTCGGGTCGATGCAGACGTGCACGACGGCCGGCTTGCCGCTGGCGTAGGCCCGCTGGATGGCCGGACCGATCTCGTCTTCCTTCTCGACATATTCACCGTGGCAGCCGAAGCCCTCACCGATCTTGTCCATCCGGACGTCCTTGCTCCAGTGCACACCGGGCTGCGGTGACGGTTGCTCGAAGGTGCGTTTGTACACGCCCACCTCCAGTCCCCACTGATGATCCACCCCCACCACGCACACCAACGGAAGCTTCTCCCGCACCGCGGTTTCCAGCTCGGCGACGTGGAACAGGAACGCCGAGTCGCTGGTCAGCAACATGATCGGCCTGCTGCGGCCCTCGGCCACCGACGCGCCGACCGCGTAGGGCAGGCCGGTTCCGAGGTGACCGAAGTTCTGATTCCAGATCACGTCGCGCGGCTTGGTCTGCGAATAGGTCCACTGGAAGATCACCGTGGCGCCCCCGTCGCGCACCATGATGCCGTCCTCGGCGAACTCGTCGAACGCCTTGGTGGCCTCCACGACGAAGCGCGCCGGGTGTACCGGCGTGCGTCCGCTCGGCGCCTCGTCGGCGACCCGCGCCAGCTCGGCGTCGTTCGCCTTGATCAACGTGTCGAGGCTGTCGGACGGAGAACGCGGGCCGGATTTCAAGGCCTCGACGAGCTGGGGGACGACGCCGCGCAGATCACCCACCAGCGGGACGTCGATCCGGCGGTTCACACCGATGGCCGTCGGGTCCTGCTCGACCAGCACCCATTTGCGATTCGCGTCGTTGTCTGCCCAATGCTGGGTGCGCCCGTAGTGCATGGGTTCACCGAGTTCGGTACCCAACGCGACACACAGATCGGATTCCTCCACCGCCTGGTTGGCGGCCGGCGAGAACAGGTAGGGAAAGGTGCGGTCCTGCAGGCCGGGGATGAACGACGTTCCGCCCGAGGTCTGGATCACCGGGCAGGCCATCAACTCGGCCAGTTCCTTGACCTGCTGCTGGGTGCGAGAGGTGTGCACCCCGTGGCCGACCAACAGCACGGGGCTCTTGGCCGCCCGGATCAGCTCCGCCGCCTCGGCGACCTCGCGGGCACCCGCGCCCTGGTTCACCAGCCGGTAGGCCGAGGGCTCGGGCGCCTTCCCGAGATCGAGCTCTTCCAGGATGACGTGCGACGGGAACTCGACGTACGACGGGCCGGGGGTACCGGACATCGACCTGCGAATCGCCTCGTGGATGATCTCGTCGGTCTGGTCGGCGTACTCGATGGAGCTGCTGTACTTGACCGACGGCGCGAACAGGCCTTCCTGCTGCACGAACTGGATTCGGCCCCGGCGGACCCGGCGTTCGGTGACGCGGGCCCGCTGCCCGCCGAGGAAGATCACCGGCGAGTTCTCCACCAACGCGCACATCATGGCCCCGGCGATGTTGGCCACACCCGGTCCCAGAGTCCCGATGCACAGACCCGGCCTGCCCGTCATCCGGGAGGCCGCTTCGGCCATGAACCCGGCACTGAGCTCGTGGTGCGGCGCGACCACGGACCAGCCACGCGCATGCGCCTCGGAGAACATGTGCACGAAGTTCGGGTCAGGAATGCCGAACAGCGTGTTCACGCCCTCTGCCTCGAAGAGGTCGAGAATGCGTTTGTAGACAGGTACACCCATCGTCATTTCCTTTTCATCGGGTCGAATAGCGCTTCGCGAGCTTCTTGCGGTGCGCGGCAGGAGAACCGAACAGCGAACGGTTCAGCGCGGCGCGTTTGAGGAAGGCGTGGATGCCGCTTTCCCAGGTGTAGCCGATGCCGCCGTGCAGCTGCATCGCCTTGCCGGCCACGGCGACGGCCGTGGACGTGGCATGCGCCTTGGCCATGGCCGCCGCGATCTCGGTGTCCCCGCCGGCGGCCACCAGCGCCACCGCGTCGGCGACGAGCCGACGGGACACCTCGATGTCGACGAGCATGTCGGCGCAGGCGTGTTTGACGGCCTGGAACGAGCCGATGGGGCGCCCGAACTGATGGCGCACCCGCACGTAATCGACCGTGGCGGTGAGCATCCGCTCGGCGATGCCGAGGCTGTCGCATGCGATCGCGACGGCGGCGCGGTCCAGCAGCACGGCGGCCGCTCGATCGTCGGCGAAGCCCAGCACGGTGGCCACCGGAGCGGAGTCGGCCGTGACGGTGGCCAGGCGCCGCGTCTCGTCGAGTACCGGTTGCGCCGCGACGGTCAGCTCCCCGCTGGGCACGACGGCCAGACCGGCGCCGGTGGCGCTGCCGATGAGGACGAGCAGGTGGTCGGCGCCGACGGCATCCGGGACGAACTCGGCATGTCCCGACAGTCGGGTGCCGTCCAG is a window from the Mycolicibacterium poriferae genome containing:
- a CDS encoding 3-keto-5-aminohexanoate cleavage protein; translated protein: MASPKIYVKACINGARTPDQHPHLPVTPEQLASEAVAAHRAGALAVHMHPKNADGVDSLMAAEVDAAVSAVRHAAPGLPLGVTTGYWALPDAQQRLRAVESWTVLPDFTSLNWHEPGSPELAEVILGRGLGVEVGIFHAEAAESWAASDIAPHCMRVMIELGPDGDVATADELISLVGAAGSPAPVLLHGLDESCWPLLEHAGVRGVQTRIGMEDTLRLPDGSTAEDNAALVSAAVELLSR
- a CDS encoding nuclear transport factor 2 family protein; this translates as MSMAPPDPVLQEMLDEHALRKLVHGYCRAVDRGDTETLRGMYHPDAVDGHGAFSTGSVDDFLGRLAASRKHLRSMQHHITTVNFAIDGDRAEGEIYSIATHTFAAKHGETEVIVGGRYLDKYQKRDGTWRFLERTIVTDWAHVHDPSSVDLRHPMVRDSPKGSLGPDDPSFALFSLLGGRA
- the istB gene encoding IS21-like element helper ATPase IstB yields the protein MAEDPLKAVLHYARVLKAPRIRDSAARLADQARDGGWSHEEYLAAVLSREVAAREASGAAIRIRSAGFPTRKSLEDFNFDHQPALNRDMIAHLGTSAFLAKASNVVLLGPPGTGKTHLAIGLAIKAAQAGHRVAFATAVDWVARLKAAHHAGRLPAELAKLRRIGLLVVDEVGYIPFEQDAANLFFQLVSSRYEHASLILTSNLPFARWGDAFGDQVVAAAMIDRIVHHAEVLTLKGSSYRLKDTGIDTLPSARADNTAQ
- the istA gene encoding IS21 family transposase — encoded protein: MISLEDWALIRHLHRSEGLSQRAIARQLRIARDTVADALASDGPPKYQRAPAPSAISAVEPQVRALLMAYPQMPATVIAERVGWTGSISWFRERVRAIRPEYLPADPVDRLDHPPGRAVQCDLCFPPVKMPVGFGQQAMLPVLVMVAAFSRFIAAVMLPSRQTMDLVAGMWQLLSGSFTAVPHELWWDNEAGIGRRGRLTEPVTALMGTLGSRMVQLKPYDPESKGIVERANRYLETSFLPGRTFESPLDFNAQLALWLPTANSRTVRALGARPVDVVDVDRDAMLTLPPVAPVIETVTAVRLGRDYYVRVAGNDYSVDPTAIGQLVEVRTTLAEVTVARSGRVLARHQRCWAARQTLTDPDHVQTAAQLRHQFQHRTGVTEPEHPVRDLADYDRAFGVDFTGTGTDGEVA
- a CDS encoding KasA/KasB family beta-ketoacyl-ACP synthase; translation: MTNATKRKLPDVVVTGVAMTTALGTDVDTTWQALLDGRSGIRLLEDESITRYDLPVRIGGHLLETFDDQLSEHEVEHLSYVQRMAMVLSRRVWRDAGEPEVDTRRLAVSIGTGAGGVERLVFAYDDLRAGGVEAVAPDTVPMYVPSGPSTAVAVERHAGAGVFTPVSACASGSEGVAAAWRQIVLGEADIAICGGVESRIEAVSIAGFAKMRIVLSRNNEDPAGACRPFDRDRDGFVFGEGGALMVIETEEHAKARGARILGRLMGASVTSDGFHMVAPDPNGRRAGFAMTRAMQLAGLQPSDIDHVNAHATGTTVGDVAESVAINNAMGEHRPAVFAPKAALGHSVGAVGAVEAVLTLQALRHGVVPATRNLKNLDPDVHLDVVAGSPRPGNYRYALSNSFGFGGHNVCLAFGRY
- a CDS encoding VOC family protein, translating into MPVRESAPLGAPIWIDLTTSDLDAAQEFYGAVFGWTFESYGPEYHGYLNALCDGRPVAGMMANDPQWDMPDGWTVYLHTADIRATLAQAAAAGAVLCAEGGAEPMEIKDKGWMSVFVDPAGAVVGLWQPGGHRGFEVVGEAGAPAYHQLTARDYGAALKFYRDVFGWQTETVSDTDEFRYSTALFDGDALLGVMDGSVLPEQTTSTWTVFLGADDVDKTVDLIVERGGSVLRAAEDTPYGRLAAVADPTGAGFNLTSLADR
- a CDS encoding aldehyde dehydrogenase family protein yields the protein MREYLKFYIDGTWVDPVRPNTLEVDNPTTEQVSGVIAIGSAADVDVAVQAARRAFASWSQSTREERLDVLQAIQAEYQKRSGDLADAVSEEMGAPPSLAAGPQVAMGAGHLMTAIDVLKNFSFEEQLGNTLVVKEPIGVCGLITPWNWPINQIACKVFPALATGCTMVLKPSEVAPYSAQIFTEIIDAAGVPAGVYNLVYGDGPGVGVALSSHPDVDMVSFTGSTRAGVEVARNAAPTVKRVTQELGGKSPNIVLDDDAFADSVTAGVATMMLNSGQSCNAPSRMLVPNSRMEEAKKIARAVIEGVKVGDPSDKKAIGPVASQAQFEKIQGLLQKGIDDGATVVAGGTGRPEGLETGYYVKPTVFADVSNDMTIAREEIFGPVLCILGYDDLDQAVEIANDTEYGLAGYVSGADLDAARAVARRIRAGSVAINHGFDLNAPFGGYKRSGNGREWSSFGFDEYLETKATLGYAPA
- a CDS encoding thiamine pyrophosphate-binding protein, whose amino-acid sequence is MGVPVYKRILDLFEAEGVNTLFGIPDPNFVHMFSEAHARGWSVVAPHHELSAGFMAEAASRMTGRPGLCIGTLGPGVANIAGAMMCALVENSPVIFLGGQRARVTERRVRRGRIQFVQQEGLFAPSVKYSSSIEYADQTDEIIHEAIRRSMSGTPGPSYVEFPSHVILEELDLGKAPEPSAYRLVNQGAGAREVAEAAELIRAAKSPVLLVGHGVHTSRTQQQVKELAELMACPVIQTSGGTSFIPGLQDRTFPYLFSPAANQAVEESDLCVALGTELGEPMHYGRTQHWADNDANRKWVLVEQDPTAIGVNRRIDVPLVGDLRGVVPQLVEALKSGPRSPSDSLDTLIKANDAELARVADEAPSGRTPVHPARFVVEATKAFDEFAEDGIMVRDGGATVIFQWTYSQTKPRDVIWNQNFGHLGTGLPYAVGASVAEGRSRPIMLLTSDSAFLFHVAELETAVREKLPLVCVVGVDHQWGLEVGVYKRTFEQPSPQPGVHWSKDVRMDKIGEGFGCHGEYVEKEDEIGPAIQRAYASGKPAVVHVCIDPKANSEEMPKYDRFRTWYAEGTQ
- a CDS encoding acyl-CoA dehydrogenase family protein, whose amino-acid sequence is MADDFTEFHDELRAVAGDLLAKDREPGWQELVDAGWVGIEVPEGLGGAGASFAETAILLDQIGRAAGATGYLGNGVLTVGALAAAAGPDSEALLGQVARGEQRMAVVFGEFALDGTRLSGHAEFVPDAVGADHLLVLIGSATGAGLAVVPSGELTVAAQPVLDETRRLATVTADSAPVATVLGFADDRAAAVLLDRAAVAIACDSLGIAERMLTATVDYVRVRHQFGRPIGSFQAVKHACADMLVDIEVSRRLVADAVALVAAGGDTEIAAAMAKAHATSTAVAVAGKAMQLHGGIGYTWESGIHAFLKRAALNRSLFGSPAAHRKKLAKRYSTR